The following coding sequences are from one Candidatus Aminicenantes bacterium window:
- the ftsZ gene encoding cell division protein FtsZ, with translation MKTEAPGKLRFHLVEDCFGAKIRVIGIGGGGGNALNRMIAAGIEGVDFIAVNTDLQALNGSKAPTRIQIGHETMRGLGSGGRPEAGKQAAMEDTEKLIEILEGSDMVFLTAGLGGGTGTGATPIIANLAAELDILAIAICTLPFEFEGRVRAKQAHEGLAELKNAVDTVIAIPNERLLQAVAQGTYVEDGFKVADDILRQAVQGVSDLITKPGLINLDFADVKSIMKGMGMAYMGMGIAAGENRAAEAANKAICSPLLIDTSIEGARGVLINITGGKDLTLHEVSKASQLVHKLAHPEANIIFGTVIDPSMKDQVKVTVIATGFDQADAALDDLEEFAARYQGQGQGRAVVHYRKTPPPVPVRNETPPFPFDRVQDRVRPERPAFRAETPFELPDDPRPRPSATASVPAWDKGWEEFEKPSFIRQKHSQVRKYPS, from the coding sequence ATGAAAACGGAAGCGCCGGGCAAGCTCAGGTTCCACCTCGTCGAGGACTGCTTCGGAGCCAAGATCCGGGTCATCGGCATCGGCGGCGGCGGGGGCAACGCCCTCAACCGAATGATCGCGGCCGGGATCGAAGGCGTGGATTTCATCGCCGTCAACACCGACCTGCAGGCCCTTAACGGCAGCAAGGCCCCGACCCGGATCCAGATCGGCCACGAGACCATGCGCGGGCTGGGCTCGGGCGGCCGGCCCGAGGCCGGCAAACAGGCGGCCATGGAGGACACCGAGAAGCTGATCGAGATCCTGGAGGGCTCGGACATGGTCTTCCTGACCGCAGGCCTGGGCGGCGGCACCGGGACCGGAGCCACTCCGATCATCGCCAACCTGGCCGCCGAGCTCGACATCCTGGCCATCGCCATCTGCACCCTGCCCTTCGAGTTCGAGGGCCGGGTCCGGGCCAAGCAGGCCCACGAGGGGCTGGCCGAGCTGAAGAACGCCGTCGACACCGTCATCGCCATCCCCAACGAGCGGCTCCTGCAGGCCGTGGCCCAGGGCACCTACGTCGAAGACGGCTTCAAGGTCGCCGACGACATTCTGCGCCAGGCGGTCCAGGGCGTCTCCGACCTGATCACCAAACCCGGCCTGATCAACCTGGACTTTGCCGACGTCAAGTCCATCATGAAAGGCATGGGCATGGCCTATATGGGCATGGGCATCGCGGCCGGCGAAAATCGGGCCGCCGAAGCGGCCAATAAAGCCATCTGCTCGCCCCTGCTCATCGACACCTCAATCGAGGGCGCCCGCGGCGTCCTGATCAACATCACCGGCGGCAAGGACCTGACCCTACACGAGGTCTCCAAGGCCAGCCAGCTCGTCCACAAGCTGGCCCACCCCGAGGCCAATATCATCTTCGGCACCGTCATCGACCCGTCCATGAAGGACCAGGTCAAGGTCACGGTCATCGCCACGGGGTTCGACCAGGCCGATGCGGCCTTGGACGACCTGGAAGAGTTCGCGGCCCGCTATCAGGGCCAAGGCCAGGGCCGGGCCGTCGTCCATTACCGCAAGACGCCGCCGCCCGTGCCCGTCCGCAACGAGACACCCCCCTTCCCCTTCGACCGGGTCCAGGACCGGGTCAGGCCGGAGCGGCCCGCGTTTCGGGCAGAAACGCCGTTCGAGCTCCCCGATGATCCGCGGCCGCGGCCCTCCGCTACAGCCTCCGTTCCGGCCTGGGACAAGGGCTGGGAAGAGTTCGAGAAGCCCTCTTTCATTCGGCAGAAGCACAGCCAGGTCCGCAAGTACCCGTCATGA
- the hutI gene encoding imidazolonepropionase, producing the protein MIQADSVIAGCRQLLTCPGPLPKRGAAMREIGLLENAWLAGREGQIVFAGSEAAFRREVEVLSGAAVVDARGLVGLPGFVDSHTHLPFAGSREDEFALRVQGLTYQQLAARGMGIRSTVRQTRAISKADLAGLCRLRLDSMLRHGTTTVEAKSGYGLNLEDEIKQLEALAEAAKGHPVDVIPTFMGAHEVPDEFRERKEAYIDLLIHEVLPTVRAKGLARFFDVFCEDGVFTLEETARLAEAAARAGFGIKIHADEFVPLGGTELAARIGAASADHLIAITESGIAALAASDTVATLLPNVYLFLMQDKRAPARHLIEAGAAVALGSDFNPGSSMTENMVFVLQLGVFLLRLTIEEAIVAATANGAFAVRAHESVGSLEIGKKMDVVLCDIPNYYFLAYHPGVNPVRHVIKNGRLVIKDGQPTYLP; encoded by the coding sequence ATGATCCAGGCCGACAGCGTTATCGCCGGGTGTCGTCAGCTGCTGACGTGCCCCGGTCCCCTGCCCAAGCGCGGCGCTGCCATGCGCGAAATCGGCCTGCTGGAAAACGCCTGGCTGGCGGGCCGCGAGGGCCAGATCGTTTTCGCCGGGAGCGAGGCGGCGTTCCGGCGCGAAGTTGAAGTGCTTTCCGGCGCCGCCGTCGTAGATGCCCGGGGCCTGGTCGGCCTGCCCGGGTTCGTGGATTCCCACACCCACCTGCCTTTCGCGGGCAGCCGCGAGGACGAATTCGCCCTGCGGGTGCAGGGCTTGACCTACCAGCAGCTCGCCGCCCGGGGCATGGGCATCCGTTCGACCGTCCGCCAGACCAGGGCCATCTCCAAGGCCGATCTGGCCGGCCTCTGCCGCCTCCGGCTCGACAGCATGCTCCGCCACGGCACGACCACGGTCGAGGCCAAGAGCGGCTACGGGCTGAACCTCGAAGACGAGATCAAGCAGCTCGAGGCCCTGGCCGAAGCCGCCAAAGGCCATCCCGTCGACGTCATCCCGACCTTCATGGGCGCCCACGAAGTGCCCGACGAATTCCGTGAACGCAAGGAGGCTTACATTGACCTTCTTATTCACGAAGTCCTGCCCACGGTCCGCGCGAAAGGCCTGGCCCGTTTCTTCGACGTATTCTGCGAGGACGGCGTCTTCACCCTGGAAGAGACAGCGCGGCTGGCTGAGGCGGCCGCACGGGCCGGGTTCGGGATCAAGATCCATGCCGACGAGTTCGTCCCCCTGGGCGGCACGGAGCTGGCCGCGCGGATCGGGGCGGCCTCGGCCGACCACCTGATCGCGATCACCGAGTCGGGCATCGCCGCCCTAGCCGCGAGCGACACCGTGGCCACCCTCCTGCCGAACGTCTATCTCTTTCTGATGCAGGACAAGCGCGCCCCGGCCCGGCATCTCATCGAGGCCGGCGCGGCGGTGGCGCTGGGGTCCGATTTCAACCCCGGCAGCTCGATGACCGAGAACATGGTCTTCGTCCTCCAGCTCGGTGTCTTCCTGCTCCGATTGACCATCGAGGAAGCGATCGTCGCGGCCACGGCCAACGGGGCCTTCGCCGTCCGGGCCCACGAGTCGGTCGGCAGCCTGGAGATCGGCAAGAAGATGGACGTCGTCCTGTGCGATATCCCGAACTATTATTTCCTGGCTTATCACCCCGGGGTCAACCCGGTCCGGCATGTGATCAAAAACGGCCGCCTGGTCATTAAAGACGGGCAGCCGACATATTTACCTTAG